One window of the Candidatus Thermoplasmatota archaeon genome contains the following:
- a CDS encoding HD domain-containing protein: protein MTDIYHYDKKKDEQTIINVDSGRRKKEQFIENLREGDAINDFFAVKLKKPPRSYKKGVFFEFIASDKTGEIPVKFWGGDNKERVKRIFDSFSVGDVVQIRSGMTELYEEKPQISINENTGGIRRCSLSEYDVSDFIRSLDENQIASLYEIVKKEIKEIKNEQLKNLLHMFFDDSVFVKEYIHAPSAITNHHNYVGGNLQHVVGVLQLCKHIVDMYPSINKDLLITGAILHDVGKIKEYKYGAAIDKSDQGIFIGHIIIGDRLIREKIALLRSQKKVFSEDLENHLSHLILAHHGRYEWGSPRLPKTIEACVLHYADLMDSQVKNFMQNLDEARKNSDEDWTYIFDSDLGKKRAFYLGDVKGGE, encoded by the coding sequence ATGACCGACATTTACCATTATGATAAGAAAAAGGATGAACAGACCATTATTAACGTTGATAGTGGTCGACGGAAAAAAGAACAATTCATCGAAAATTTACGAGAGGGTGACGCAATTAACGATTTTTTTGCAGTAAAACTGAAGAAACCACCAAGATCCTATAAAAAAGGAGTGTTTTTTGAATTTATCGCGTCTGATAAAACCGGCGAAATACCTGTGAAATTCTGGGGTGGAGATAATAAAGAGCGTGTGAAACGGATTTTTGATAGTTTTTCAGTCGGTGATGTTGTTCAAATTCGTTCTGGTATGACTGAACTATATGAAGAGAAACCACAGATATCAATTAATGAGAATACGGGCGGTATACGCCGGTGTTCCCTTTCTGAATACGATGTTAGTGATTTTATTCGTTCTCTTGATGAAAATCAGATCGCATCGTTATATGAGATCGTCAAAAAAGAGATCAAAGAAATCAAGAATGAACAGTTAAAAAATTTACTCCATATGTTTTTTGATGATTCCGTCTTTGTTAAGGAATATATCCATGCCCCATCCGCGATTACCAACCATCATAACTATGTTGGAGGAAATCTCCAACATGTGGTGGGCGTTCTCCAGTTATGTAAACATATTGTTGATATGTATCCCAGCATAAACAAAGATTTATTGATTACTGGTGCGATTCTGCATGATGTTGGAAAAATAAAGGAATATAAGTATGGTGCAGCGATTGATAAATCAGATCAGGGGATTTTCATCGGTCATATCATCATAGGTGATCGGTTAATCCGAGAAAAAATAGCTCTGCTCAGAAGTCAGAAAAAAGTTTTTTCTGAAGATTTAGAAAATCATTTGAGTCATCTCATCCTTGCGCATCACGGTCGATATGAATGGGGTTCACCGCGATTACCGAAAACCATTGAGGCTTGTGTGTTGCATTATGCTGATCTGATGGATTCCCAAGTGAAGAATTTCATGCAAAATCTTGATGAGGCAAGGAAAAACTCTGATGAAGACTGGACGTATATTTTTGATTCTGATCTTGGAAAAAAACGAGCATTCTACCTCGGTGATGTCAAAGGAGGAGAGTAG
- a CDS encoding class I SAM-dependent methyltransferase family protein, with translation MDSPFEHIKKVLRSQLSDDQISCLPRRWEKIGDVLLVKYPACLKGYEEQVCKVYAEVLHCKTVLDDVGGISGVYREPQVRLLYGVPDTETIHREHGIRFKLDPQKVMFSSGNMHERRRMAYISNPSECVVDLFAGIGYFSLPMAKFSKPWRIIACEINPIAFQYLRENIVLNHVTEIVKPVFGDNQTCAPRLCADRVIMGYLHGTHRFLSVALSCLKPSGGVIHFHGIYSDEEVPMKPFSYIQEVARQNHKQATLLGQYVVKSYAPGVIHGVLDVEIR, from the coding sequence ATGGATTCTCCGTTTGAACATATTAAAAAGGTACTGCGATCACAGCTTTCTGATGATCAGATTTCTTGTTTACCTCGGAGATGGGAAAAAATTGGTGATGTGTTGCTCGTGAAATATCCTGCATGTTTAAAGGGATATGAGGAGCAGGTGTGTAAGGTGTATGCAGAGGTGTTGCACTGTAAAACAGTGCTTGATGACGTTGGCGGTATATCTGGAGTGTATCGTGAGCCGCAGGTACGATTATTGTATGGCGTTCCTGATACCGAGACGATTCATCGGGAGCACGGCATCCGTTTTAAGCTTGATCCTCAAAAGGTTATGTTTTCTTCAGGAAACATGCATGAGCGTCGGAGGATGGCATATATTTCAAACCCTTCAGAATGTGTTGTTGATTTGTTTGCAGGGATTGGTTATTTTTCACTACCTATGGCAAAATTTAGCAAACCTTGGAGGATTATTGCGTGTGAGATCAACCCTATTGCATTTCAGTATTTACGTGAGAACATTGTTCTCAATCATGTTACTGAAATTGTGAAACCAGTTTTCGGGGATAATCAGACGTGCGCCCCACGACTGTGTGCTGATCGTGTGATCATGGGGTATCTTCATGGTACACATCGGTTTTTGTCGGTTGCATTGTCTTGTTTGAAGCCATCTGGTGGGGTTATTCATTTTCACGGTATTTATTCTGATGAAGAGGTACCTATGAAACCGTTTTCATATATTCAAGAAGTTGCACGTCAAAATCATAAACAAGCAACGTTACTTGGACAGTATGTGGTAAAATCCTATGCTCCTGGTGTTATTCATGGTGTGCTTGATGTGGAGATACGATAG
- the dnaJ gene encoding molecular chaperone DnaJ, whose protein sequence is MTKRDYYEILGIDRNASKEDIKKAYRKLALKYHPDKNKEKDAEEKFKEISEAYAVLYDDEKRKMYDTYGHAGIDQQYTRDDIFRGTDFSDIFRSMGFDFGFSSFDDIFEQFFGQRRGYSRQERVRRGSDLRYDIEITLEDAYRGMQTELDIPRSEPCDTCGGSGAKPGTSPQRCTQCDGTGQIRRSQRTGFGLFTQVTVCPRCNGQGTFIEQRCPNCRGRGVVQKTRKIEITIPRGIDDGSQLRLAGQGEAAPGNGVNGDLYIVVHIKEHPFLTRRGSDLYQKVKISFPLAALGGKKMIPTLQGSEELRIPEGTESGDMFKLKGKGMPYLRGSGFGDMYVEVHIETPKRLSRRARMLLEEFDKECSE, encoded by the coding sequence ATGACAAAACGAGATTACTATGAAATTCTTGGAATCGACAGAAATGCTTCAAAAGAGGACATCAAAAAAGCATACCGTAAACTCGCATTAAAATATCATCCTGATAAAAACAAAGAAAAAGATGCAGAAGAAAAATTCAAAGAGATTTCTGAAGCATATGCTGTTCTCTACGACGATGAAAAACGAAAAATGTATGATACCTATGGTCATGCAGGAATTGATCAGCAATACACACGAGATGATATTTTCAGAGGTACCGATTTCAGCGATATTTTCAGAAGTATGGGATTTGATTTTGGGTTCAGTAGTTTTGATGATATCTTTGAACAGTTTTTCGGTCAACGCCGGGGATACAGTCGACAAGAACGAGTTCGAAGAGGATCTGATCTCCGGTATGATATCGAAATTACGTTAGAAGATGCATATCGTGGGATGCAAACAGAACTTGATATCCCCCGTTCAGAACCATGCGACACATGTGGCGGAAGTGGTGCAAAACCAGGGACAAGTCCACAACGATGCACCCAATGTGATGGGACCGGGCAGATTCGACGATCCCAGCGTACTGGTTTTGGTTTATTTACCCAGGTCACCGTATGTCCTCGATGCAACGGTCAAGGTACTTTTATTGAACAACGATGCCCAAATTGCCGAGGACGCGGCGTCGTACAAAAGACTCGTAAGATAGAGATTACCATACCTCGCGGTATTGACGACGGCTCGCAACTTCGACTTGCGGGACAAGGAGAAGCTGCACCAGGTAACGGTGTAAACGGCGATTTATACATTGTTGTTCACATCAAAGAGCATCCGTTTCTGACACGAAGAGGATCTGATTTGTATCAGAAAGTAAAAATTAGTTTTCCCCTTGCGGCTCTCGGCGGTAAAAAGATGATTCCTACATTACAAGGTTCTGAAGAACTTCGGATCCCCGAAGGAACTGAGAGTGGAGATATGTTCAAATTAAAGGGAAAGGGCATGCCGTACTTACGGGGCAGTGGTTTTGGTGATATGTATGTTGAGGTTCATATTGAAACACCAAAACGGTTATCCCGGAGAGCTCGTATGCTCCTCGAAGAATTTGACAAAGAGTGTTCTGAATAA
- a CDS encoding methytransferase partner Trm112 — protein sequence MRKEILDILCCPVCKGNLTLTVTCEENDEILSGSFFCETCNVSYPISDGIPDLLPR from the coding sequence ATGAGAAAAGAGATTCTTGATATCTTGTGTTGTCCGGTCTGTAAAGGCAATCTTACATTAACGGTTACTTGTGAGGAAAATGATGAGATACTGTCAGGGTCTTTTTTTTGTGAAACCTGTAATGTTTCGTATCCGATTTCTGACGGTATTCCTGATCTTCTTCCCCGTTGA
- a CDS encoding CDP-2,3-bis-(O-geranylgeranyl)-sn-glycerol synthase → MDVTTILIQTFWIIIPVYVANASAVLVGGGTPVDFHKIWRDGKRILGDGKTWRGLLLGTFLGMIVGFALSIAAFYINQTEYSYLHLTDFSAFPLMIPILFSLCFGALLGDIVESFFKRRLGKERGSDWIPFDQLDFILGALTLCFILSSILAITGVTKENWFTSNLTVGHIVILLVVTPFIHITANALNKKIRTSKK, encoded by the coding sequence ATGGATGTAACAACCATACTCATACAAACCTTCTGGATCATCATCCCTGTGTATGTCGCCAATGCAAGTGCTGTTTTGGTCGGTGGTGGAACGCCGGTTGATTTTCACAAAATATGGCGTGATGGAAAACGTATCCTTGGAGATGGAAAAACCTGGAGAGGCTTACTGCTTGGCACCTTCCTTGGGATGATCGTCGGTTTCGCTCTCTCCATAGCAGCATTTTACATCAATCAAACTGAGTACTCCTACTTGCATCTAACTGATTTTTCTGCATTTCCCCTCATGATTCCTATCTTGTTTTCACTTTGTTTTGGTGCGCTCCTTGGAGATATCGTCGAGAGTTTTTTTAAACGGCGACTCGGCAAAGAACGAGGATCCGACTGGATTCCTTTTGACCAACTCGACTTTATCCTCGGAGCATTAACACTCTGTTTTATACTCAGTAGTATACTTGCTATTACGGGAGTCACCAAAGAAAATTGGTTCACGAGCAACCTTACCGTCGGGCATATCGTCATTCTCTTAGTAGTAACACCGTTTATCCATATAACTGCAAATGCACTCAATAAAAAAATACGAACCTCAAAAAAATAA
- a CDS encoding ATP-dependent DNA helicase translates to MFKRRIHTLQNCESKTLIKSLQKKSSPPPTTLMYSITIPPRVMQLFPYQFRKYQRDIINDISKALQTKNHLVFESGTGSGKTICVLAATVTYALEHQKKIIYTTRTNAQQQQVILEVRAIKKKKPATQVYAVALQGRANLCILAQKDQELRNGTSEELSKFCAEQKKKTLQKKKNTGCPYYKTFIGNQEKIDEILTYTHQHLPTAEEFVAYCENKGICPYELNKLLIKHATVIVVPYIYIFDTAIRIKLFDWLSISEQDTILIVDEAHNLPDYLRELFSAQLSMNMLKSCTYELEKYGDPTLLNGSISVSQFCSTLQDIINDLRSTYIYKILENDLRKNAKFENKDAFIPTHELEAELLSRFKITSTSLQDIISDLIAYGEKIQEYRQKDGKLPRSYLHKLGIFLSFWTTLEMHQYIKLIVDSEDGLNPHIEAYCLDPSLGTEILNHFHTSIHMSGTLKPLEEYRDSLGLPKNTSLMIYPSPFPKKNRKILYTSDVTTRYEDLARDKTILPRIWSYITEICNTFPKNTIVFFPSFNTLATFKNTGCLNDIKRHIFIEEQTMSQYALMELVSEFKICGQQKRNRATMFSVMGGRISEGMDFPAEQLEIAILVGIPYPKPTARQRGLQQYYELKFRKGWEYTVEAPTTRKILQAIGRLIRNEHDRGVAVILDKRAVRFKRYLDDLTKSENITQEIHEFINEKTPKK, encoded by the coding sequence ATGTTCAAACGGAGAATCCATACACTTCAAAATTGCGAATCGAAAACACTTATAAAAAGTCTTCAAAAGAAATCATCACCACCTCCAACAACTCTTATGTATAGCATTACTATTCCACCAAGAGTTATGCAGCTATTTCCCTACCAGTTCCGAAAATATCAACGAGACATCATCAACGATATCAGCAAAGCACTCCAGACAAAAAACCATCTTGTCTTTGAATCAGGAACCGGTTCAGGAAAAACAATATGTGTCCTTGCAGCAACAGTAACCTACGCATTAGAACACCAAAAAAAGATTATCTATACCACACGAACCAATGCACAACAGCAGCAAGTCATCCTCGAAGTTCGAGCAATCAAAAAGAAAAAACCAGCAACCCAGGTATATGCAGTTGCACTCCAAGGACGAGCAAACCTATGTATCCTTGCACAAAAAGATCAAGAACTCAGAAATGGAACATCTGAAGAATTATCGAAGTTTTGTGCAGAACAAAAGAAAAAAACACTTCAAAAAAAGAAAAACACCGGCTGTCCCTATTACAAAACATTTATTGGAAATCAAGAAAAAATCGACGAAATTCTCACCTATACACACCAGCATTTACCTACAGCGGAGGAATTTGTTGCATACTGTGAAAACAAAGGAATCTGTCCTTACGAACTCAATAAACTACTCATTAAACATGCAACGGTTATTGTAGTTCCCTACATCTACATTTTTGATACAGCCATTCGAATAAAACTTTTTGACTGGTTATCGATCTCAGAACAAGATACGATACTCATTGTTGACGAAGCTCACAATCTCCCAGATTATCTACGAGAGCTCTTCTCAGCACAACTCAGCATGAATATGCTCAAGAGCTGTACGTACGAACTCGAAAAATATGGAGATCCAACACTTCTCAACGGATCGATCTCTGTTTCACAGTTCTGTTCAACCCTCCAAGACATCATCAATGATCTCCGTTCAACGTACATCTATAAAATTTTAGAAAACGACCTACGAAAAAACGCTAAATTTGAAAATAAAGATGCTTTTATTCCAACCCATGAACTCGAAGCAGAACTACTCTCCCGGTTCAAAATAACCAGTACGAGCCTGCAGGACATTATCAGCGACCTCATCGCCTATGGAGAAAAAATCCAGGAATACCGACAAAAAGATGGAAAACTCCCACGGTCATATCTCCACAAGCTCGGTATCTTTTTATCGTTTTGGACAACTCTAGAAATGCATCAGTACATCAAACTGATTGTCGATTCAGAGGATGGTTTAAATCCCCACATTGAAGCGTATTGCCTTGATCCATCTCTTGGAACTGAAATCCTTAATCACTTTCATACTTCAATTCATATGTCTGGAACACTCAAACCACTTGAAGAATACCGTGATTCCCTGGGGTTGCCAAAAAACACCTCGCTCATGATCTATCCATCACCCTTTCCGAAAAAAAACCGAAAAATACTCTACACCAGCGATGTGACAACACGGTATGAAGATCTCGCTCGTGATAAAACTATCCTCCCGCGTATCTGGAGCTATATCACTGAAATCTGCAATACATTCCCAAAAAATACCATCGTCTTTTTCCCAAGTTTCAATACGCTTGCAACGTTTAAGAATACAGGTTGTCTAAATGACATCAAACGACATATCTTCATCGAAGAGCAAACCATGTCTCAGTATGCACTTATGGAACTAGTAAGCGAGTTTAAAATCTGCGGACAACAAAAAAGAAACCGAGCAACCATGTTTTCTGTGATGGGAGGGCGCATCAGCGAAGGTATGGATTTTCCTGCGGAACAACTTGAAATTGCAATCCTTGTTGGAATCCCCTACCCAAAACCAACAGCACGGCAACGTGGTTTACAACAATACTATGAATTAAAATTTAGAAAAGGATGGGAGTACACAGTTGAAGCGCCAACGACTCGTAAAATCCTGCAAGCAATCGGCCGACTCATCAGAAATGAACACGATCGCGGTGTTGCAGTCATTCTCGACAAACGCGCAGTCAGATTCAAACGATATCTTGACGATCTCACAAAATCAGAAAACATAACCCAAGAGATCCATGAGTTTATCAATGAAAAAACCCCTAAAAAATGA
- a CDS encoding ArsR family transcriptional regulator, whose product MIRTKVINDSVDLVSIIRAFDSPVKKEVFYEILKDWTPTSMIVEKYGEEGRDALEFFDKMKLAETKWTTPDEGIEGKPQKMYRSFYSLFNINISCPVNEISEIFNISSLDDKQFEELESKIYDFIGETGAFGNKVSEAFKISNTALKALVKRSNKFNYTGLKITRKQE is encoded by the coding sequence ATGATTCGTACAAAAGTGATTAATGATTCTGTTGATCTTGTCTCGATAATTCGAGCGTTTGACTCTCCCGTCAAAAAAGAAGTATTCTACGAAATTTTAAAAGATTGGACCCCGACAAGCATGATTGTTGAAAAATACGGCGAAGAAGGAAGAGATGCTCTAGAATTTTTTGATAAAATGAAACTAGCAGAAACAAAATGGACAACCCCTGATGAAGGAATCGAAGGAAAACCACAAAAGATGTACCGCTCTTTTTATTCCCTTTTCAACATCAACATATCTTGCCCGGTAAACGAGATAAGTGAAATATTTAACATCTCTTCTCTTGACGATAAACAATTCGAAGAACTCGAATCAAAAATCTATGATTTTATCGGAGAAACTGGAGCATTTGGAAATAAAGTTTCAGAGGCATTCAAAATATCAAATACCGCATTAAAAGCATTGGTCAAACGATCAAATAAGTTCAACTATACCGGACTAAAGATAACGAGAAAACAAGAGTGA
- a CDS encoding DUF367 family protein: MNQPFRLIVYHADEDDPKKCTAKKLSRFGYVTLEKTMAGIPRKAVVLNPFAQKCFSAEDRLAAARHGLVAVDCSWKHVEDTFSILDVRCTSRALPFLLAANPVNYGKPFQLSTVEAFAAAAYILGDVDLSRLLLSLYKWGPQFLVLNHELLEGYRRAKTSAEIVQLMKSYL; encoded by the coding sequence ATGAATCAACCATTCCGTCTGATTGTGTATCATGCAGATGAAGACGATCCGAAGAAATGTACTGCGAAAAAGCTATCTCGTTTTGGGTATGTTACATTAGAGAAAACAATGGCAGGTATTCCTCGGAAGGCGGTGGTGTTGAATCCGTTTGCGCAGAAATGTTTTTCAGCTGAAGATCGTTTGGCCGCAGCTCGCCATGGTCTTGTTGCTGTGGATTGTTCATGGAAGCATGTAGAAGATACGTTTTCTATTCTTGACGTTCGGTGTACTTCTCGAGCGTTGCCGTTTCTTCTTGCTGCGAATCCCGTGAATTATGGAAAACCGTTTCAATTATCAACAGTTGAGGCGTTTGCTGCAGCAGCGTATATTCTTGGAGATGTTGATCTTTCTCGGTTGCTTCTTTCGTTATACAAATGGGGTCCTCAGTTTTTGGTGTTGAACCATGAGTTGCTCGAGGGATACCGGAGGGCGAAAACAAGCGCAGAAATTGTTCAGCTTATGAAATCATATCTTTAA
- a CDS encoding CoA-binding protein: MKIPLESFFKPKSVAVVGASKNPTKIGHASLKNILISEYSCKLYPVNPNEAEILGLKCYKKLTDIPGPVELVMIAVPAPFVTDVVRDCVQKKVKYIIIISSGFSEIGNHAQEEEIKKIVEGTGIRILGPNTMGYKNASDSLDVSFVFGMPRKGRLALISQSGALGMGMIYLANNEFVGLSKIIGVGNKIDIDDVDLIDYFSKDPETKVIGMYIEAVKNGRQFMNSIHACDKPVLVVKAGRSAAGARATASHTGSMAGSDELYSAAIKQAGGIRCRDLVELFDMARALDGQPPAWGNRIGIVTNGGGLGIMLTDACEANGLTIPKLSSKTYKKIQKILPPLVNPNNPVDLVADAGFYRYYESTLALLQDPHIDGVIVASVHAGYARPREYTGAILKMIKEQQLHEEYQKPILGCWVGGKEFEDLVLDLKSAGVPIYPSSWRCARAMTGLFLEGERIKHERGVTRPPSRRRG, translated from the coding sequence ATGAAAATACCGCTCGAATCATTCTTTAAACCAAAAAGTGTAGCTGTTGTCGGTGCATCAAAAAATCCAACAAAAATCGGACATGCATCTTTAAAAAACATCCTCATTTCAGAATATTCATGTAAGCTTTATCCGGTGAATCCAAATGAAGCAGAGATTCTTGGTCTAAAATGTTACAAAAAATTGACGGATATTCCAGGTCCGGTCGAACTAGTTATGATTGCAGTTCCTGCTCCGTTTGTTACCGATGTTGTCAGGGATTGTGTCCAAAAAAAGGTAAAATATATTATCATCATCTCCTCAGGTTTTAGTGAAATTGGCAACCATGCTCAAGAAGAAGAAATCAAAAAAATCGTTGAAGGAACCGGCATTCGTATCCTTGGGCCAAACACCATGGGTTATAAAAACGCTTCGGATAGTTTGGATGTATCGTTTGTTTTTGGTATGCCCCGGAAAGGAAGGCTTGCTTTGATTAGTCAAAGTGGAGCCCTCGGTATGGGTATGATCTACCTTGCCAATAATGAGTTCGTTGGACTCTCAAAAATTATCGGTGTCGGCAACAAAATCGATATCGATGATGTTGATCTTATCGATTATTTCAGTAAAGACCCTGAAACGAAAGTTATCGGTATGTACATTGAAGCAGTAAAAAACGGCCGGCAATTCATGAATAGTATTCATGCCTGTGACAAACCTGTTTTAGTCGTGAAAGCAGGACGGAGCGCGGCGGGTGCTCGTGCAACTGCCTCGCATACCGGTTCTATGGCAGGTAGCGATGAGTTGTACAGTGCTGCAATTAAGCAAGCGGGTGGTATTCGATGTCGTGATCTCGTCGAACTCTTTGATATGGCACGTGCACTCGATGGCCAACCGCCTGCGTGGGGAAACCGCATAGGTATTGTTACCAACGGCGGTGGTCTTGGGATTATGCTGACCGATGCTTGTGAGGCAAATGGTTTAACGATTCCAAAACTTTCATCAAAAACCTATAAGAAAATTCAAAAAATATTGCCACCCTTGGTGAATCCGAACAACCCTGTTGATCTGGTTGCTGATGCAGGATTTTATCGCTACTATGAATCAACACTTGCTTTACTTCAAGATCCGCATATTGATGGTGTTATTGTTGCATCGGTTCATGCGGGGTATGCTCGACCACGTGAATATACTGGTGCGATTTTGAAAATGATTAAAGAACAGCAACTCCATGAAGAGTATCAGAAACCAATTCTTGGCTGTTGGGTTGGTGGAAAAGAATTTGAAGACCTTGTCCTTGATTTGAAATCTGCAGGTGTTCCAATTTATCCTTCTTCATGGCGGTGTGCTCGAGCGATGACTGGATTATTTTTAGAAGGCGAACGAATTAAACACGAACGTGGTGTTACTCGTCCACCCAGTCGACGCCGAGGATAG
- a CDS encoding A24 family peptidase C-terminal domain-containing protein gives MTNELMILNIIRFITGSLVLLYASYTDIKTRRAANYLWVIIGGVGTILLIIQYIMIGFDNIFMLIFIPLFIGLMYLLFQLRVIFGGADAKAFMALAILVPIQPVIASFPILDSGPITMPGSWIIFSNSVLLFLIIPISLLIYNTIKRNLQFPYCLLGYQTSVERARQTFVWPLEKIVDGKRKFSYKPQEEDIEEHLKKFDEQGIKTLWVTPKIPFMIPMLAGFITTFILGDLLSALIYSLV, from the coding sequence ATGACAAATGAACTGATGATACTAAACATCATCCGATTTATAACAGGATCGCTCGTACTTCTCTACGCATCGTACACCGATATTAAAACCAGGCGGGCAGCAAATTATCTCTGGGTCATCATCGGAGGGGTTGGAACGATTCTGCTCATCATCCAGTATATCATGATTGGTTTTGACAATATCTTTATGCTCATCTTCATCCCTCTCTTTATCGGCCTTATGTATCTTCTGTTCCAACTTCGAGTAATTTTCGGAGGAGCTGATGCAAAAGCATTTATGGCGCTTGCAATCCTTGTCCCTATTCAACCGGTCATCGCATCATTTCCAATTCTTGATAGCGGGCCAATAACTATGCCAGGATCCTGGATCATCTTTTCAAATTCGGTACTCCTCTTTCTGATAATCCCTATTAGTTTATTGATCTATAATACCATAAAGAGAAATCTCCAATTCCCCTATTGTCTGCTTGGTTATCAAACATCGGTCGAACGGGCACGGCAAACATTTGTCTGGCCTCTCGAGAAAATAGTCGACGGAAAACGAAAATTCTCCTACAAACCACAAGAAGAAGACATTGAGGAACATCTTAAAAAGTTCGACGAACAAGGAATCAAAACACTCTGGGTTACCCCAAAAATACCATTTATGATTCCGATGCTTGCTGGTTTTATCACCACTTTTATCCTTGGAGACCTTCTATCAGCTTTGATATATTCTCTTGTATAA
- the hsp20 gene encoding archaeal heat shock protein Hsp20 — protein MDPFEDDDRKRKNPFDFMNDDDFERIFDEVQKIFESTNFKEMIEDMFKSNFDPNKRFIHGFSINIGPDGKPKIQEFGNIPVKTGGGKPMLSPEQEPLTDIIECDDDIAITVEVPGVDKDDIDLNVSEDTVEIDVRAPQRKYHKIVDLPSKVKPKSTKATYKNGVLDIVLEKKDKKKGGSGYKVSIE, from the coding sequence ATGGATCCTTTTGAAGATGATGATCGCAAACGAAAAAATCCATTTGATTTCATGAATGACGATGACTTTGAACGTATCTTTGATGAAGTACAAAAGATATTTGAATCGACCAATTTTAAAGAGATGATTGAAGATATGTTTAAGAGTAATTTCGATCCGAATAAGAGATTCATTCATGGGTTTAGTATCAACATTGGTCCTGATGGAAAACCAAAAATCCAGGAATTTGGTAATATCCCCGTCAAAACAGGCGGTGGCAAGCCAATGCTGTCACCGGAACAAGAACCCTTAACTGACATTATAGAATGTGACGATGATATTGCTATCACCGTCGAAGTACCCGGTGTTGATAAAGATGATATTGATCTGAATGTCAGTGAAGATACTGTCGAGATCGATGTTCGAGCACCTCAGCGGAAATATCATAAAATCGTTGATCTTCCCAGTAAAGTCAAACCAAAATCAACCAAAGCGACCTATAAAAACGGCGTCCTTGATATTGTTCTTGAGAAGAAAGATAAGAAAAAGGGCGGTTCTGGGTACAAGGTCAGCATTGAATAA